The sequence below is a genomic window from Scatophagus argus isolate fScaArg1 chromosome 8, fScaArg1.pri, whole genome shotgun sequence.
ACCTTATTTTGAGGCTTGAACCAAACACACATCTAATAATGCTGGGTATGAATACTGTACCCAGTGCgcagagaagaggaaaatgaaagccCAGCCACTCATTTTTAAACTGAGCAGGTTGACCGTGGCGTGAAGGTTTAAGATAAGGATGTGAATAGCGATTTGGTTTGGCTCTAACATTTTTAATCATGTCTTTTTCAGTCTTGCAGCCATGACTTGCATCCACCCCCAACATGGATCTCAGCCCTGTGAGATCGACCTTAGCAGCTCAGAGCTtgaaaacacagactttatCTCCAGGCTGGCTGTCGATATGAGCAGCCCACGGGACCACCTCTCAGCTCCATCCCTGCCAAGCATCAACTCCCTGGTGGGCACTCAGGCGGGCAACTTTGACTCATATTCGTGTCAGTTCACCGCAGCCCCTGCCCACGTCACTCCATCGTCGAGCCAGGAGACCGCCTTCAAGCTGGATGACCTCCAGGTTTACGGCTGCTATCCTGGAGCGTTTGCACTGAGTTATCCTGATGAGGCCACTTCCCCTACTGGGTCAGATTATTTTGGCAGCCCGGCATCGGCCTCATCTCCTTCAACCCCCGGGTTCCAGAGTCAGTCTGCATCCAACTGGGATTCAGCCTTCGGACCATACTCACCCAGTCCAGGATACTGGGCGACAGAGGAGACCTCAGTGCCACATGTGCCCTCTTTCTTCACTTTTGGCTCAGGGTCTGTGGAGGACATGTCTCCTTTGGGTCAGCCACACTTACGAGAACAGGATCTTTTCACTATGACCCACAATCACCCATCGGCACTGAACTTCCCTGCTATGGTGATGAAGCAAGCAAGTAGCCCTGATGGCACTGACCAGCTGGATGGGAGTTTATCGCCCAAGTTAAAAAGTCCCAGTGGAAATGAGggatgctgtgctgtgtgtggggACAACGCCTCCTGTCAGCACTATGGGGTTCGCACCTGTGAGGGATGCAAAGGGTTTTTCAAGGTAAAAAGATCTGGCTTGTCAGTGCAGCCAGTTTATCTATTTCTGTGTAAATATGGAAAATGTGTGTCACCTAACTGGATGTTTTGTGCCAGTCTTTGAGATGagattctttttatttcacagcGCACAGTACAAAAAAATTCCAAGTATGTTTGCCTTGCCAACAAGGACTGTCCCGTGGACAAGAGGAGGCGGAATCGATGCCAGTTCTGCCGTTTCCAGAAGTGTCTGGCTGTAGGCATGGTTAGGGAAGGTGAGCTGAACAGATGAATGGTTGCTGAATAAGGACAGTTATGCTGAACTGAAACTAACAGTtgatttcacctttttttcccagttgtGAGAACAGATAGCTTGAAAGGACGAAGAGGTCGCCTGCCGTCCAAGCCTAAAGTCGTCCAGGACTTGACATCCACTGTGTCTCCAGTGAGTATGATCGCTTCACTTGTGAGGGCCCACATTGACTCAAATCCAGGCATCGAGAAGCTGGATTACTCCAAggtaagaaacaaaaacaaaccatcTTTTTTCCCTTATTTTGGAATGTTTGATTATCCACTTTGGCATCTGCTTAAacttctctgctgtctgctgattTCAGTACAACGAAACAGAAGTCAGTGGAAACCAGAAAGAGGATGCGAATGACATCCAACGGTTTTACAACTTACTCACAGCCTCCATGGAGGTCATCAGGAAGTGGGCGAAGAACATCCCAGGTTTCTCTGAGTTCTGCTCAGAAGACCAGGAACTGCTGTTGGAATCTGCGTTTGTTGAACTCTTCATCTTGCGTCTTGCATATCGGTGAGTGTCGCATCCTCCAAAATATTTC
It includes:
- the nr4a1 gene encoding nuclear receptor subfamily 4 group A member 1, with amino-acid sequence MTCIHPQHGSQPCEIDLSSSELENTDFISRLAVDMSSPRDHLSAPSLPSINSLVGTQAGNFDSYSCQFTAAPAHVTPSSSQETAFKLDDLQVYGCYPGAFALSYPDEATSPTGSDYFGSPASASSPSTPGFQSQSASNWDSAFGPYSPSPGYWATEETSVPHVPSFFTFGSGSVEDMSPLGQPHLREQDLFTMTHNHPSALNFPAMVMKQASSPDGTDQLDGSLSPKLKSPSGNEGCCAVCGDNASCQHYGVRTCEGCKGFFKRTVQKNSKYVCLANKDCPVDKRRRNRCQFCRFQKCLAVGMVREVVRTDSLKGRRGRLPSKPKVVQDLTSTVSPVSMIASLVRAHIDSNPGIEKLDYSKYNETEVSGNQKEDANDIQRFYNLLTASMEVIRKWAKNIPGFSEFCSEDQELLLESAFVELFILRLAYRSNPETDMLIFCNGTVLHKTQCVRGFGDWIDSILEFSQALRRMKLDVSSFSCLTALVIITDRHGLKEQGRVEDLQNQLITCLKDHVSGCGSDSLQPNYLSRLLGKLPELRTLCTQGLQRILYLKIEDVVPPPPIVEKIFMDTLPF